A section of the Sander vitreus isolate 19-12246 chromosome 19, sanVit1, whole genome shotgun sequence genome encodes:
- the LOC144534079 gene encoding dynactin subunit 1-like isoform X5 encodes MSSTGTVESSKPPKIGSTVEVIGKGQRGTVAYIGATLFASGKWVGVILDEAKGKNDGTVQGKRYFACEENHGIFVRQSQLHVVEDGSSATSPDTPESGIAKIPRQKDIPETPRTTKQASRESLSHLSGDVSEAGLSSHQGALGAPVIPQPSGSPAAVAVPVPATPSKVEPAISKQEEESMRAQVKDLEEKLETLKMKRTEDKAKLKELEKYKIQLEQLQEWKTKMQEQQADLQKQLKEAKKDAREAQEAKDRYMEEMSDTADAIEMATLDKEMAEERAESLQVEVDTLKEKTEELSMDLEILRHEISEKGSDGAASSYHVKQLEEQNGRLKEALVRMRDLSTSEKQEHVKLQKQMEKKNSELETLRTQKEKLQEDIKQAEATIDELKEQVDAALGSEEMVETLTERNLDLEEKVRELRETVTDLEAINEMNDELQENGRETEMELREQVDLSAAKVREAEKRVEAAQETVADYQQTIRKYRDLTTSLQEANRELISQQNANAEQVQQPPAELFDFKIKFAETKAYAKAIEMELRKMEVAQSNRQVSLLTSFMPDSFLRHGGDHDCILVLLLIPRLICKAELISKQAQEKFDLNGNLAQGTGLRGPPGEQRSFASGLVYSLCLLQATLHKYEQALNTCSVEVFKRMGTLYSEMSFHERSLDYFIDLLHKDQLDETVQVEPLTKAIKYYQQLHSVHLADHTEDCTVQLADHIKFTQSALDCMGVEVARMRVFLAAGQESSGLTVLLKDLDTSCSDIKQFCKKIRRRMPGPDVVGVPAALNFGQEVSESLTECRRQLTRVVAVLQEVAAAGAQMVAPLTEQEGLNALKLEDIACKAVEQVYGSQGLNGPESLRQSCTSVIATMNKMATAMQEGEYDADKPQGKPPPVEIRASTVRAEMTDAEGLGVKLEDRDTVIKEVKKSLKIKGEELSEANVRLSLLEKKLDTSTKDADERVEKIQTKLDENLALLKKKEKEFEETMDALQADIDQLEAEKAELKLRINNQSKMTIEGLRATPASGIASIVQGSAGAGLTPSLAGQVQVVDSPLLRQQVETQRLGIKHLKNENNRLKAEKMRAQLASLPPLCPPKLPKVSKESSMPPEGLNTGIYRRTDQMLSTLLKLSSEFKVVDISGKTAVSAGAQLLEQTARLQNLSDALDKLKGEVAEHVVSYQPGAKASSDFATFPVSSFVKAKEEKQGGTVFVGRVAIPCTRGQEQVHHLVLSQQQLQKVHRLLMA; translated from the exons ATGAGCAGCACAGGAACGGTGGAGAGTAGTAAACCTCCAAAG ATTGGCTCTACAGTGGAGGTGATAGGGAAGGGTCAGCGTGGAACTGTTGCCTATATCGGTGCCACCCTCTTTGCCTCTGGGAAATGGGTAGGCGTCATACTGGATGAGGCCAAAGGCAAGAACGATGGCACTGTGCAGGGAAAACGCTACTTCGCCTGTGAGGAAAATCACGGGATATTTGTCAGACAGTCCCAG CTCCACGTGGTGGAAGACGGCTCCAGTGCAACCTCACCAGATACTCCTGAATCAGGCATTGCAAAGATACCCAGGCAAAAAG ACATTCCTGAGACTCCCAGAACAACCAAGCAG GCGTCTCGTGAGAGCCTGTCCCATCTGTCTGGTGATGTGAGTGAGGCGGGCCTGTCCTCCCATCAGGGCGCACTGGGGGCTCCTGTTATTCCTCAGCCCAGCGGGTCGCCTGCAGCAGTGGCAGTCCCGGTCCCGGCTACTCCAAGCAAG GTGGAACCTGCCATTTCCAAGCAG GAGGAGGAATCAATGCGAGCTCAGGTCAAGGACCTGGAGGAGAAGCTGGAAACGCTGAAGATGAAACGGACAGAGGACAAAGCCAAGCTGAAGGAGCTCGAGAAATACAAGATCCAGCTGGAGCAGCTTCAGGAGTGGAAGACCAAAATGCAAGAGCAGCAGGCTGATCTGCAGAAACAACTGAAAGAGGCCAAGAAG GATGCCCGTGAGGCACAGGAGGCCAAGGACCGCTACATGGAAGAGATGTCCGACACGGCAGACGCCATAGAGATGGCCACACTGGACAAAGAGATGGCTGAAGAGCGGGCCGAGTCACTGCAAGTGGAGGTGGACACGCTGAAAGAGAAGACGGAGGAGCTCTCCATGGACCTGGAGATCCTTAGACATGAGATTTCAGAGAAAG GCTCAGATGGAGCCGCTTCAAGTTACCATGTCAAACAGCTGGAGGAGCAGAATGGCAGACTAAAGGAGGCACTGGTTCG GATGCGTGACCTGTCTACTTCGGAGAAGCAGGAGCATGTAAAGCTGCAGAAGCAGATGGAGAAGAAGAACTCTGAGCTGGAGACTCTGAGAACTCAGAAGGAAAAACTGCAGGAGGATATCAAGCAGGCGGAGGCCACTATTGATGAACTAAAGGAGCAG GTGGATGCTGCTCTGGGGTCAGAGGAGATGGTGGAGACCCTCACAGAGAGGAACCTCGACCTGGAGGAGAAAGTCAGAGAGCTGAGAGAAACCGTCACTGATTTG GAGGCCATTAATGAGATGAACGATGAGCTCCAGGAGAATGGCCGGGAGACGGAAATGGAACTGAGGGAGCAGGTGGACCTGAGTGCAGCAAAGGTCAGAGAGGCTGAAAAAAGGGTGGAGGCTGCCCAGGAGACTGTAGCTGATTACCAGCAGACCATCCGCAAATACAGAGACCTCACCACCAGCCTACAG GAGGCCAACAGAGAGCTGATCAGCCAGCAGAATGCAAATGCCGAACAAGTTCAACAACCGCCTGCTGAACTATTTGACTTCAAGATTAAGTTTGCAGAGACCAAGGCTTATGCCAAG GCCATTGAGATGGAGCTGAGGAAAATGGAAGTGGCTCAGTCAAACAGACAGGTATCCCTCCTCACCTCCTTCATGCCGGACTCCTTCCTCCGTCATGGTGGAGATCACGACTGTATTCTGGTCCTTCTGCTCATCCCGAGGCTTATCTGCAAG GCCGAGCTGATCAGTAAACAGGCCCAGGAGAAGTTTGACTTGAATGGGAACTTGGCCCAGGGGACGGGGCTCAGAGGGCCTCCAGGAGAACAGCGCAGTTTTGCCTCAGGACTGGTCTACTCCCTCTGCCTGCTGCAGGCCACTCTGCACAAATATGAACA GGCTCTGAATACCTGCAGCGTGGAGGTTTTTAAGCGCATGGGCACACTCTACTCTGAAATGAGCTTCCATGAGCGCTCTCTGGATTATTTCATCGACCTGCTGCATAAGGATCAGCTAGATGAGACCGTCCAGGTGGAACCTCTGACTAAGGCCATCAAGTACTATCAG CAACTGCACAGTGTCCATCTGGCAGATCATACTGAAGACTGCACAGTGCAGCTGGCTGACCACATTAAG TTTACCCAGAGTGCACTGGACTGCATGGGAGTGGAGGTAGCTCGCATGCGGGTGTTCCTGGCAGCAGGTCAGGAGAGCTCAGGCCTTACTGTTCTTCTAAAGGACCTGGACACTTCCTGCTCTGATATCAAACAGTTCTGTAAGAAGATCCGCCGTCGCATGCCTGGACCAGATGTAGTTGGAGTACCCGCTGCTCTTAACTTTGGACAAGAG GTGTCGGAGTCGCTGACGGAGTGCAGGCGCCAGCTGACCCGTGTGGTGGCTGTGCTGCAGGAGGTGGCTGCAGCTGGAGCTCAGATGGTCGCTCCGCTGACAGAACAGGAGGGGCTCAACGCTCTCAAACTGGAGGATATCGCCTGCAAGGCCGTGGAGCAG GTGTATGGCTCTCAAGGCCTCAACGGCCCAGAGAGTCTGCGTCAGTCCTGCACCTCCGTCATCGCTACCATGAACAAGATGGCCACGGCCATGCAGGAAGGAGAGTATGATGCTGACAAACCACAGGGCAAG CCTCCTCCAGTGGAGATTAGAGCATCCACCGTCAGGGCCGAGATGACGGACGCTGAGGGTCTAGGAGTTAAACTAGAAGACAGAGATACGGTTATCAAGGAGGTCAAGAAGTCCCTGAAGATCAAG GGTGAGGAGCTGAGTGAGGCCAACGTCCGTCTGAGCCTGCTGGAGAAGAAGCTGGACACCTCCACCAAAGACGCCGATGAACGTGTGGAGAAGATTCAGACCAAGCTGGATGAAAACCTCGCCCtgctgaagaaaaaagaaaa GGAGTTTGAGGAGACAATGGATGCCCTGCAGGCTGATATCGACCAGCTAGAGGCAGAGAAGGCAGAGCTGAAACTACGTATTAATAACCAATCCAAGATGACCATCGAAGGCCTGAGAGCCACACCTGCCTCTGGAATCGCCTCCATTGTTCAGGGTTCTGCAGGAG CAGGTCTGACTCCATCCCTGGCAGGACAAGTACAGGTGGTGGACTCCCCTCTCCTCAGGCAGCAGGTTGAGACTCAGAGACTGGGTATTAAACACCTCAAGAATGAAAACAACAGACTCAAG GCGGAGAAGATGAGAGCCCAGCTGGCCTCCCTGCCTCCACTCTGCCCTCCCAAACTACCAAAAGTGTCCAAAGAAAGCTCCATGCCACCAGAAGGACTAAACACAGGCATCTATCGCAGGACTGACCAAATGCTGTCAACACTGCTCAAGCTGagttcagagtttaaagtggTGGACATCAGTGGGAAGACagcag TTAGTGCCGGTGCACAGCTGCTGGAGCAGACAGCTCGACTGCAGAACCTCAGTGATGCTCTGGACAAACTAAAG GGAGAAGTAGCCGAACATGTTGTCTCCTATCAGCCTGGAGCTAAGGCTTCCTCTGACTTCGCCACTTTCCCCGTCTCCTCTTTTGTTAAG GCCAAGGAAGAGAAGCAGGGAGGAACAGTGTTTGTGGGTCGTGTTGCCATTCCTTGCACCCGTGGACAGGAACAAGTCCACCACCTCGTCCtatcacagcagcagctgcagaaagTGCACCGCCTCCTCATGGCCTAA
- the LOC144534079 gene encoding dynactin subunit 1-like isoform X4: MSSTGTVESSKPPKIGSTVEVIGKGQRGTVAYIGATLFASGKWVGVILDEAKGKNDGTVQGKRYFACEENHGIFVRQSQLHVVEDGSSATSPDTPESGIAKIPRQKDIPETPRTTKQTPVNVKKASRESLSHLSGDVSEAGLSSHQGALGAPVIPQPSGSPAAVAVPVPATPSKVEPAISKQEEESMRAQVKDLEEKLETLKMKRTEDKAKLKELEKYKIQLEQLQEWKTKMQEQQADLQKQLKEAKKDAREAQEAKDRYMEEMSDTADAIEMATLDKEMAEERAESLQVEVDTLKEKTEELSMDLEILRHEISEKGSDGAASSYHVKQLEEQNGRLKEALVRMRDLSTSEKQEHVKLQKQMEKKNSELETLRTQKEKLQEDIKQAEATIDELKEQVDAALGSEEMVETLTERNLDLEEKVRELRETVTDLEAINEMNDELQENGRETEMELREQVDLSAAKVREAEKRVEAAQETVADYQQTIRKYRDLTTSLQEANRELISQQNANAEQVQQPPAELFDFKIKFAETKAYAKAIEMELRKMEVAQSNRQVSLLTSFMPDSFLRHGGDHDCILVLLLIPRLICKAELISKQAQEKFDLNGNLAQGTGLRGPPGEQRSFASGLVYSLCLLQATLHKYEQALNTCSVEVFKRMGTLYSEMSFHERSLDYFIDLLHKDQLDETVQVEPLTKAIKYYQQLHSVHLADHTEDCTVQLADHIKFTQSALDCMGVEVARMRVFLAAGQESSGLTVLLKDLDTSCSDIKQFCKKIRRRMPGPDVVGVPAALNFGQEVSESLTECRRQLTRVVAVLQEVAAAGAQMVAPLTEQEGLNALKLEDIACKAVEQVYGSQGLNGPESLRQSCTSVIATMNKMATAMQEGEYDADKPQGKPPPVEIRASTVRAEMTDAEGLGVKLEDRDTVIKEVKKSLKIKGEELSEANVRLSLLEKKLDTSTKDADERVEKIQTKLDENLALLKKKEKEFEETMDALQADIDQLEAEKAELKLRINNQSKMTIEGLRATPASGIASIVQGSAGAGLTPSLAGQVQVVDSPLLRQQVETQRLGIKHLKNENNRLKAEKMRAQLASLPPLCPPKLPKVSKESSMPPEGLNTGIYRRTDQMLSTLLKLSSEFKVVDISGKTAVSAGAQLLEQTARLQNLSDALDKLKGEVAEHVVSYQPGAKASSDFATFPVSSFVKAKEEKQGGTVFVGRVAIPCTRGQEQVHHLVLSQQQLQKVHRLLMA; the protein is encoded by the exons ATGAGCAGCACAGGAACGGTGGAGAGTAGTAAACCTCCAAAG ATTGGCTCTACAGTGGAGGTGATAGGGAAGGGTCAGCGTGGAACTGTTGCCTATATCGGTGCCACCCTCTTTGCCTCTGGGAAATGGGTAGGCGTCATACTGGATGAGGCCAAAGGCAAGAACGATGGCACTGTGCAGGGAAAACGCTACTTCGCCTGTGAGGAAAATCACGGGATATTTGTCAGACAGTCCCAG CTCCACGTGGTGGAAGACGGCTCCAGTGCAACCTCACCAGATACTCCTGAATCAGGCATTGCAAAGATACCCAGGCAAAAAG ACATTCCTGAGACTCCCAGAACAACCAAGCAG ACACCTGTGAACGTTAAGAAG GCGTCTCGTGAGAGCCTGTCCCATCTGTCTGGTGATGTGAGTGAGGCGGGCCTGTCCTCCCATCAGGGCGCACTGGGGGCTCCTGTTATTCCTCAGCCCAGCGGGTCGCCTGCAGCAGTGGCAGTCCCGGTCCCGGCTACTCCAAGCAAG GTGGAACCTGCCATTTCCAAGCAG GAGGAGGAATCAATGCGAGCTCAGGTCAAGGACCTGGAGGAGAAGCTGGAAACGCTGAAGATGAAACGGACAGAGGACAAAGCCAAGCTGAAGGAGCTCGAGAAATACAAGATCCAGCTGGAGCAGCTTCAGGAGTGGAAGACCAAAATGCAAGAGCAGCAGGCTGATCTGCAGAAACAACTGAAAGAGGCCAAGAAG GATGCCCGTGAGGCACAGGAGGCCAAGGACCGCTACATGGAAGAGATGTCCGACACGGCAGACGCCATAGAGATGGCCACACTGGACAAAGAGATGGCTGAAGAGCGGGCCGAGTCACTGCAAGTGGAGGTGGACACGCTGAAAGAGAAGACGGAGGAGCTCTCCATGGACCTGGAGATCCTTAGACATGAGATTTCAGAGAAAG GCTCAGATGGAGCCGCTTCAAGTTACCATGTCAAACAGCTGGAGGAGCAGAATGGCAGACTAAAGGAGGCACTGGTTCG GATGCGTGACCTGTCTACTTCGGAGAAGCAGGAGCATGTAAAGCTGCAGAAGCAGATGGAGAAGAAGAACTCTGAGCTGGAGACTCTGAGAACTCAGAAGGAAAAACTGCAGGAGGATATCAAGCAGGCGGAGGCCACTATTGATGAACTAAAGGAGCAG GTGGATGCTGCTCTGGGGTCAGAGGAGATGGTGGAGACCCTCACAGAGAGGAACCTCGACCTGGAGGAGAAAGTCAGAGAGCTGAGAGAAACCGTCACTGATTTG GAGGCCATTAATGAGATGAACGATGAGCTCCAGGAGAATGGCCGGGAGACGGAAATGGAACTGAGGGAGCAGGTGGACCTGAGTGCAGCAAAGGTCAGAGAGGCTGAAAAAAGGGTGGAGGCTGCCCAGGAGACTGTAGCTGATTACCAGCAGACCATCCGCAAATACAGAGACCTCACCACCAGCCTACAG GAGGCCAACAGAGAGCTGATCAGCCAGCAGAATGCAAATGCCGAACAAGTTCAACAACCGCCTGCTGAACTATTTGACTTCAAGATTAAGTTTGCAGAGACCAAGGCTTATGCCAAG GCCATTGAGATGGAGCTGAGGAAAATGGAAGTGGCTCAGTCAAACAGACAGGTATCCCTCCTCACCTCCTTCATGCCGGACTCCTTCCTCCGTCATGGTGGAGATCACGACTGTATTCTGGTCCTTCTGCTCATCCCGAGGCTTATCTGCAAG GCCGAGCTGATCAGTAAACAGGCCCAGGAGAAGTTTGACTTGAATGGGAACTTGGCCCAGGGGACGGGGCTCAGAGGGCCTCCAGGAGAACAGCGCAGTTTTGCCTCAGGACTGGTCTACTCCCTCTGCCTGCTGCAGGCCACTCTGCACAAATATGAACA GGCTCTGAATACCTGCAGCGTGGAGGTTTTTAAGCGCATGGGCACACTCTACTCTGAAATGAGCTTCCATGAGCGCTCTCTGGATTATTTCATCGACCTGCTGCATAAGGATCAGCTAGATGAGACCGTCCAGGTGGAACCTCTGACTAAGGCCATCAAGTACTATCAG CAACTGCACAGTGTCCATCTGGCAGATCATACTGAAGACTGCACAGTGCAGCTGGCTGACCACATTAAG TTTACCCAGAGTGCACTGGACTGCATGGGAGTGGAGGTAGCTCGCATGCGGGTGTTCCTGGCAGCAGGTCAGGAGAGCTCAGGCCTTACTGTTCTTCTAAAGGACCTGGACACTTCCTGCTCTGATATCAAACAGTTCTGTAAGAAGATCCGCCGTCGCATGCCTGGACCAGATGTAGTTGGAGTACCCGCTGCTCTTAACTTTGGACAAGAG GTGTCGGAGTCGCTGACGGAGTGCAGGCGCCAGCTGACCCGTGTGGTGGCTGTGCTGCAGGAGGTGGCTGCAGCTGGAGCTCAGATGGTCGCTCCGCTGACAGAACAGGAGGGGCTCAACGCTCTCAAACTGGAGGATATCGCCTGCAAGGCCGTGGAGCAG GTGTATGGCTCTCAAGGCCTCAACGGCCCAGAGAGTCTGCGTCAGTCCTGCACCTCCGTCATCGCTACCATGAACAAGATGGCCACGGCCATGCAGGAAGGAGAGTATGATGCTGACAAACCACAGGGCAAG CCTCCTCCAGTGGAGATTAGAGCATCCACCGTCAGGGCCGAGATGACGGACGCTGAGGGTCTAGGAGTTAAACTAGAAGACAGAGATACGGTTATCAAGGAGGTCAAGAAGTCCCTGAAGATCAAG GGTGAGGAGCTGAGTGAGGCCAACGTCCGTCTGAGCCTGCTGGAGAAGAAGCTGGACACCTCCACCAAAGACGCCGATGAACGTGTGGAGAAGATTCAGACCAAGCTGGATGAAAACCTCGCCCtgctgaagaaaaaagaaaa GGAGTTTGAGGAGACAATGGATGCCCTGCAGGCTGATATCGACCAGCTAGAGGCAGAGAAGGCAGAGCTGAAACTACGTATTAATAACCAATCCAAGATGACCATCGAAGGCCTGAGAGCCACACCTGCCTCTGGAATCGCCTCCATTGTTCAGGGTTCTGCAGGAG CAGGTCTGACTCCATCCCTGGCAGGACAAGTACAGGTGGTGGACTCCCCTCTCCTCAGGCAGCAGGTTGAGACTCAGAGACTGGGTATTAAACACCTCAAGAATGAAAACAACAGACTCAAG GCGGAGAAGATGAGAGCCCAGCTGGCCTCCCTGCCTCCACTCTGCCCTCCCAAACTACCAAAAGTGTCCAAAGAAAGCTCCATGCCACCAGAAGGACTAAACACAGGCATCTATCGCAGGACTGACCAAATGCTGTCAACACTGCTCAAGCTGagttcagagtttaaagtggTGGACATCAGTGGGAAGACagcag TTAGTGCCGGTGCACAGCTGCTGGAGCAGACAGCTCGACTGCAGAACCTCAGTGATGCTCTGGACAAACTAAAG GGAGAAGTAGCCGAACATGTTGTCTCCTATCAGCCTGGAGCTAAGGCTTCCTCTGACTTCGCCACTTTCCCCGTCTCCTCTTTTGTTAAG GCCAAGGAAGAGAAGCAGGGAGGAACAGTGTTTGTGGGTCGTGTTGCCATTCCTTGCACCCGTGGACAGGAACAAGTCCACCACCTCGTCCtatcacagcagcagctgcagaaagTGCACCGCCTCCTCATGGCCTAA